The following coding sequences are from one Triticum dicoccoides isolate Atlit2015 ecotype Zavitan chromosome 4A, WEW_v2.0, whole genome shotgun sequence window:
- the LOC119287636 gene encoding calmodulin-binding receptor-like cytoplasmic kinase 2 isoform X2, whose product MSTTHSPSPSDSQSLSSQGSTSGSTFESRRSARGLYGSTLRNSSEREIPGDRKFTLPEIQKATKNFSPNLKIGQGGSGTVYKGQLSDGTLVAVKRAKKNMYDKHMGHEFRNEIETLRCIEHLNLVRFHGFLEFGGEQLIIVEYVPNGNLREHLEGLNGKVLEFSVRLEIAIDVAHAVTYLHTYSDQPVIHRDIKSSNILLTNNCRAKVADFGFAKLAPTDATHVSTQVKGTAGYLDPEYLRTYQLTEKSDVYSFGVLLVELVTGRRPIEPKRAIVERVTAKWAMEKFSKGDAILTLDPNLEVNDATNLAIEKMYELALQCLAPKKRNRPSMRRCAEILWSIRKDYRELARPTSS is encoded by the exons ATGTCTACAACACACTCTCCATCACCATCAG ACTCGCAGTCGCTGAGCTCTCAAGGTTCTACCAGCGGGAGCACTTTCGAGAGCAGGAGATCAGCCAGAGGGCTGTATGGCTCCACCCTCAGGAATTCTTCAGAAAGGGAGATACCTGGAGACAGAAAGTTCACCTTACCAGAGATTCAGAAAGCAACGAAGAACTTCTCGCCCAACCTCAAGATTGGGCAGGGTGGTTCTGGGACAGTGTACAAGGGTCAGCTCAGCGATGGCACCCTCGTCGCCGTCAAACGGGCCAAGAAG AATATGTATGACAAGCACATGGGCCACGAGTTCCGGAACGAGATAGAGACGCTGCGATGCATCGAGCACCTGAATCTGGTACGGTTCCATGGGTTCCTTGAGTTTGGTGGTGAGCAGTTGATCATTGTGGAGTATGTTCCCAATGGCAATCTTCGAGAGCACCTTGAAG GTCTGAATGGAAAAGTCCTGGAGTTCTCTGTGAGGTTGGAAATCGCGATCGATGTGGCCCACGCTGTCACCTATCTTCACACCTACTCTG ATCAGCCGGTCATCCACAGGGACATCAAATCCTCAAACATTCTTCTCACAAACAACTGCCGAGCTAAGGTCGCTGACTTTGGATTTGCGAAACTGGCTCCGACTGACGCCACCCATGTCTCTACTCAAGTCAAAGGAACAGCAGGGTACCTTGACCCAGAGTATCTCAGAACATACCAGCTCACTGAGAAGAGTGATGTCTACTCCTTCGGAGTGCTGCTAGTGGAGTTGGTTACTGGGAGGCGCCCGATCGAACCAAAGAGGGCGATCGTCGAACGTGTCACAGCAAAATGG GCAATGGAAAAATTCTCGAAGGGCGATGCGATACTAACACTGGATCCGAATCTGGAAGTGAACGACGCGACCAACCTGGCGATCGAGAAGATGTACGAGCTGGCCTTGCAATGCTTAGCTCCCAAGAAGAGGAACCGGCCGAGCATGAGGCGGTGCGCAGAGATCCTGTGGAGTATACGTAAAGATTACAGGGAGCTGGCTCGACCAACCTCCTCTTGA
- the LOC119287636 gene encoding calmodulin-binding receptor-like cytoplasmic kinase 2 isoform X1 — protein MRSGSSSSNAGSAPRRRPMSDLIGAGASASASDDLSRYSVATTTASSERSSGSSGRGAAAFLDAFRSCFAPGDARSPETSLSDVDSDASHQHSQSLSSQGSTSGSTFESRRSARGLYGSTLRNSSEREIPGDRKFTLPEIQKATKNFSPNLKIGQGGSGTVYKGQLSDGTLVAVKRAKKNMYDKHMGHEFRNEIETLRCIEHLNLVRFHGFLEFGGEQLIIVEYVPNGNLREHLEGLNGKVLEFSVRLEIAIDVAHAVTYLHTYSDQPVIHRDIKSSNILLTNNCRAKVADFGFAKLAPTDATHVSTQVKGTAGYLDPEYLRTYQLTEKSDVYSFGVLLVELVTGRRPIEPKRAIVERVTAKWAMEKFSKGDAILTLDPNLEVNDATNLAIEKMYELALQCLAPKKRNRPSMRRCAEILWSIRKDYRELARPTSS, from the exons atgaggagcggtagcagcagcagcaacgccgGCTCGGCGCCCAGGAGGAGGCCGATGAGCGACCTCATCGGCGCCGGCGCCAGCGCCAGCGCCAGCGACGACCTCTCCCGCTACTCGGTCGCCACCACCACGGCCTCGTCCGAGCGTTCGTCCGGCAGCAGCGGCCGCGGGGCCGCCGCCTTCCTCGACGCCTTCCGCTCCTGCTTCGCCCCCGGGGACGCGCGCTCGCCGGAGACCTCCCTCTCCGACGTCGACTCCGACGCCTCCCACCAAC ACTCGCAGTCGCTGAGCTCTCAAGGTTCTACCAGCGGGAGCACTTTCGAGAGCAGGAGATCAGCCAGAGGGCTGTATGGCTCCACCCTCAGGAATTCTTCAGAAAGGGAGATACCTGGAGACAGAAAGTTCACCTTACCAGAGATTCAGAAAGCAACGAAGAACTTCTCGCCCAACCTCAAGATTGGGCAGGGTGGTTCTGGGACAGTGTACAAGGGTCAGCTCAGCGATGGCACCCTCGTCGCCGTCAAACGGGCCAAGAAG AATATGTATGACAAGCACATGGGCCACGAGTTCCGGAACGAGATAGAGACGCTGCGATGCATCGAGCACCTGAATCTGGTACGGTTCCATGGGTTCCTTGAGTTTGGTGGTGAGCAGTTGATCATTGTGGAGTATGTTCCCAATGGCAATCTTCGAGAGCACCTTGAAG GTCTGAATGGAAAAGTCCTGGAGTTCTCTGTGAGGTTGGAAATCGCGATCGATGTGGCCCACGCTGTCACCTATCTTCACACCTACTCTG ATCAGCCGGTCATCCACAGGGACATCAAATCCTCAAACATTCTTCTCACAAACAACTGCCGAGCTAAGGTCGCTGACTTTGGATTTGCGAAACTGGCTCCGACTGACGCCACCCATGTCTCTACTCAAGTCAAAGGAACAGCAGGGTACCTTGACCCAGAGTATCTCAGAACATACCAGCTCACTGAGAAGAGTGATGTCTACTCCTTCGGAGTGCTGCTAGTGGAGTTGGTTACTGGGAGGCGCCCGATCGAACCAAAGAGGGCGATCGTCGAACGTGTCACAGCAAAATGG GCAATGGAAAAATTCTCGAAGGGCGATGCGATACTAACACTGGATCCGAATCTGGAAGTGAACGACGCGACCAACCTGGCGATCGAGAAGATGTACGAGCTGGCCTTGCAATGCTTAGCTCCCAAGAAGAGGAACCGGCCGAGCATGAGGCGGTGCGCAGAGATCCTGTGGAGTATACGTAAAGATTACAGGGAGCTGGCTCGACCAACCTCCTCTTGA